One genomic window of Bradyrhizobium sp. CCGE-LA001 includes the following:
- a CDS encoding MaoC family dehydratase: MRFFEDIDIGQRREIGAYTFTAEKIKTFAAKFDPQRFHLDEEEGKNSLFGGLAASGWHVGSACMSLLVADGQRLAREAASRGEEVAVWGPSPGFRDLRWIKPVLAGDTVSYVNVVIDKRTSASRPGWGILTARTTGTNQRGEEVYSITASAFVPMRNGG, translated from the coding sequence ATGCGGTTCTTCGAGGACATCGATATCGGCCAGCGCCGCGAGATCGGCGCCTACACGTTCACCGCGGAAAAGATCAAGACGTTCGCCGCCAAGTTCGATCCGCAGCGCTTTCACCTCGATGAAGAGGAGGGCAAGAACTCGCTGTTCGGCGGGTTAGCTGCCTCCGGCTGGCACGTCGGCTCAGCCTGCATGAGCCTGCTTGTCGCCGATGGCCAGCGCCTGGCGCGCGAAGCCGCCTCGCGCGGCGAGGAGGTTGCGGTGTGGGGCCCGTCGCCGGGCTTTCGCGACCTGCGCTGGATCAAGCCGGTGCTCGCCGGCGACACGGTCTCCTATGTCAACGTCGTCATCGACAAGCGCACGTCAGCCTCGCGTCCCGGCTGGGGCATTTTGACGGCCCGCACCACCGGCACCAACCAGCGCGGCGAGGAGGTCTATTCCATCACCGCCTCGGCCTTCGTGCCGATGCGGAACGGCGGTTAG
- the ychF gene encoding redox-regulated ATPase YchF, translated as MGFKCGIVGLPNVGKSTLFNALTETAAAQAANYPFCTIEPNVGEVAVPDPRLDKLSAIAKSAQIIPTRLTFVDIAGLVRGASKGEGLGNQFLANIREVDAVAHVVRCFEDSDITHVEGKIAPLADIETIETELMLADLDSLEKRVDNLTKKAKGNDKDAKEQLDLVNRTLVLLRDGKPARLVERKAEEERAFSMLGLLSSKPVLYVCNVEEGSAATGNAFSQAVQEQAAKEGAVAVVISAKIESEIATISREERADFLETLGLEEAGLDRLIRAGYTLLDLITYFTVGPKEARAWTIYRGTKAPGAAGVIHTDFEKGFIRAETIAYEDYVALGGEAGARDAGKLRLEGKEYVVADGDVMHFRFNT; from the coding sequence ATGGGATTCAAATGTGGGATTGTCGGGTTGCCCAATGTCGGCAAGTCGACCTTGTTCAATGCGCTGACCGAGACGGCCGCGGCGCAGGCCGCGAACTATCCGTTCTGCACCATCGAGCCGAATGTCGGCGAGGTCGCCGTGCCGGATCCGCGGCTCGACAAGCTCTCGGCGATCGCCAAGTCGGCGCAGATCATTCCGACCCGGTTGACCTTCGTCGACATCGCCGGCCTCGTGCGCGGGGCTTCCAAGGGTGAGGGCCTCGGCAATCAGTTCCTCGCCAACATCCGCGAGGTCGATGCCGTCGCGCATGTCGTGCGCTGCTTCGAGGATTCCGACATCACCCATGTCGAGGGCAAGATCGCCCCGCTCGCCGACATCGAGACCATCGAGACCGAGCTGATGCTGGCCGACCTCGATAGCCTGGAGAAGCGCGTCGACAATCTCACCAAGAAGGCCAAGGGCAACGACAAGGACGCCAAGGAGCAGCTCGACCTCGTCAACCGCACCCTGGTGCTGCTCCGTGACGGCAAGCCCGCCCGCCTCGTCGAGCGCAAGGCCGAGGAGGAGCGCGCCTTCTCCATGCTTGGCTTGCTGTCGTCGAAGCCGGTGCTCTATGTCTGCAACGTCGAGGAAGGCTCGGCTGCGACGGGCAATGCGTTCTCCCAGGCGGTGCAGGAGCAGGCTGCCAAGGAAGGCGCCGTCGCCGTCGTCATCTCCGCCAAGATCGAGTCCGAGATCGCGACCATCTCGCGCGAGGAGCGCGCCGACTTCCTGGAGACGCTGGGCCTTGAAGAGGCCGGCCTCGACCGCCTGATCCGCGCCGGCTACACGCTGCTCGACCTCATCACCTATTTCACCGTGGGCCCGAAGGAAGCGCGCGCCTGGACCATCTATCGCGGCACCAAGGCGCCGGGCGCGGCCGGTGTGATCCACACCGATTTCGAGAAGGGCTTCATCCGCGCCGAGACCATTGCGTATGAAGACTACGTTGCGCTCGGCGGCGAAGCCGGCGCCCGCGATGCCGGCAAGCTCCGGCTCGAAGGCAAGGAATACGTCGTCGCCGACGGCGACGTGATGCATTTCCGGTTCAATACGTAA
- a CDS encoding DUF4282 domain-containing protein: protein MFSFSDLFQWDRFITPTIIKTFYWLVIALICLFGLSGVFSGLAAMAISPFGGFLVLLSSIASVVVGIVFSRIVAELILIVFRINEHLGAIRDQGGGMR from the coding sequence ATGTTTTCATTCAGCGATCTGTTTCAGTGGGACCGGTTCATCACCCCCACGATCATCAAGACCTTCTACTGGCTGGTGATTGCGCTGATCTGCCTGTTCGGCCTCTCCGGCGTCTTCTCCGGCCTTGCTGCGATGGCGATCAGCCCGTTCGGCGGCTTCCTGGTGCTGCTGTCATCGATCGCCAGCGTCGTCGTCGGCATCGTGTTCTCGCGCATCGTCGCGGAACTGATCCTGATCGTCTTCCGCATCAACGAACATCTCGGCGCGATCCGCGATCAGGGCGGCGGGATGCGATGA
- the pth gene encoding aminoacyl-tRNA hydrolase has protein sequence MRLFVGLGNPGAKYARNRHNIGFMAVEEIARRHGFAPWRRRFQGETAEGTLGTERVILLKPTTYMNESGRAVQEAASFFKIAPGDVTAFHDELELPPGKVRVKIGGGIAGHNGLRSISAHIGNDYRRVRLGIGHPGVKELVHGHVLSDFAKADNDWVATLCDAVAEHAALIAKGTDATFANRVHLAMQAKGFLTKDENGKE, from the coding sequence ATGCGACTCTTTGTTGGGCTCGGCAATCCCGGCGCGAAATACGCACGTAACCGGCACAATATCGGCTTCATGGCCGTCGAGGAGATCGCGCGGCGTCATGGTTTCGCACCATGGCGCCGTCGTTTTCAGGGCGAGACCGCGGAAGGCACGCTCGGCACTGAGCGCGTGATCTTGCTCAAGCCCACGACCTACATGAACGAGTCCGGCCGCGCCGTGCAGGAGGCCGCAAGCTTCTTCAAGATCGCGCCCGGTGACGTCACCGCGTTCCACGACGAGCTCGAACTGCCGCCGGGCAAGGTGCGGGTGAAGATCGGCGGCGGCATCGCCGGCCACAACGGCCTGCGCTCGATCTCGGCCCATATCGGCAACGACTATCGCCGTGTCAGGCTCGGCATCGGTCATCCCGGCGTCAAGGAACTGGTGCACGGCCACGTGCTGTCGGACTTCGCCAAGGCCGACAATGATTGGGTGGCGACGCTCTGCGATGCGGTGGCCGAGCACGCGGCACTGATCGCCAAGGGCACGGACGCGACCTTCGCCAACAGGGTGCATCTTGCCATGCAGGCGAAGGGATTTTTGACCAAGGACGAGAACGGCAAGGAATGA
- a CDS encoding MaoC family dehydratase, producing MTLTFEDFPPGRFGTFGPRHVTRDEILAFAAEFDPQPMHLDEEAAATSMLRGLSGSGWHLCSLMMRMMADGFITRAASLGSPGVDEVRWLSPLRPGDDLMLDVDVVEARTSKSRPELGIVKFKCTVRNARGEALAEMTSPILIKRREGAV from the coding sequence ATGACCCTGACCTTCGAAGATTTCCCGCCCGGCCGGTTCGGAACGTTCGGCCCGCGCCACGTCACCCGCGACGAGATCTTGGCCTTTGCCGCCGAGTTCGATCCGCAACCGATGCACCTCGATGAGGAGGCGGCGGCAACAAGCATGCTGCGCGGCCTGTCCGGCTCGGGCTGGCACCTGTGCTCGCTGATGATGCGGATGATGGCCGACGGCTTCATCACTCGCGCCGCCTCGCTCGGTTCGCCCGGCGTCGACGAGGTGCGCTGGTTGTCTCCGCTCCGGCCCGGCGACGATCTCATGCTCGACGTCGACGTCGTGGAGGCGCGCACCTCGAAGAGCCGCCCCGAGCTCGGCATCGTCAAGTTCAAATGCACCGTGCGCAACGCCAGGGGTGAAGCTCTCGCGGAGATGACCTCGCCGATCCTGATCAAGCGGCGCGAGGGGGCGGTCTGA